The following DNA comes from Chryseobacterium gallinarum.
AAATAACGATCAGGATAGATTAGTCCTACTGGAAGCGGGAAAATCCGGAAAAACTGTACTGCAACTTGACATCTCCAAAAATGCAGTGGCCAAGCTTACCCCAATACAAAATGGCGACTCCTTCCTCATTAGCACATGTGTCGAAGGTCAGCCACAAGATAATACCCTTGTCGATATATGGTATGGGAACGATCCTTACGTCAATGAACATTTTAAAAAGCCTACTCATCAGCGTTTTTGGTTATGGCACCCAAAAAGAAACAAACTGCAGAATATTCCTGTACCGGAAAACTTTGAGGTCGGTTCGATCAACAATGACCGTTATTTTCTGACTTATCTTCCAAGACGGGGCCATAATTTCATTACCAGTGAGCCCGAACTCAATGCTGCTCAGATCTACGATCTGAAATTAAATTCATACAGGGATATCGGAAATGTAAAGCTTGCCAGACAAATAGGCAAAGAATGGCCGGAACTATTAAACCATTCCATTTATACCTCATCTGATGGAAGATGGTTTGTCGCGAGTCACGATGGCTTAAGATGGTCGCTATATCGTCCCGATGGTAATAAAGTAACAACGATAGAAAAAGAAGGTTTGGAACAACCGGTATTCTCATCAAATTCAGAGAATATCTATTTTGAAAGCGTAGATGGCCTATGGACCTTTAACATCGGACTGAAGAAATTAACAGCTCTGGACATAGGAAGAGGAAAAATAACAAAGATCAAGAACTACACCCTTAAAATCGATGATTATACAGCAATTTCCTTTTTACCAACAGAAAAACTTCTTGCCGAAATAAAGGATCGGGACGAAAATGTGATTTCATATCAGCTCTTGAAAAGGGGCAAAATCTATCAGGTCATTCCATCGACAAAAAATAGAATTCATAAGCTGATCTATGATCCTGCAATGACATCCTTTTCTACACTGGAAGAGAATTTTAATCTTCCACCCACATTGTATGCTTATGCTAAACCCAATGAAAAAAAACTACTTTTTGACGGAAGTATTAAGGACAATGGAGTAAAAAAAATAAAACAGGAAATGTATAAATATTCCGCAGCAGGAAAGAATCTTAGCGGTATTTTGTATTATCCTGCCAACTTTGATCCCGCGAAAAAGTATCCGATGATCGTTCGCATTTATGATATGCAGCGGCACCTTTCCAATTCATATCTATCTCCAAACAAGTCCCTTCCGGATGGATCTCAATTGAGAACCTTGTTGGAACGTGGGTATTTTGTATTTCTTCCGGACACTACTGTGGGCGATAAAGGTCCTGGACTTTCAGCACTTGAATGTGTCCACAAGGCACTGGATGCTGCGCTAAAAAATTCTTTTATTGATAAGGAAAAAATTGGACTCTTCGGTCAATCCTACGGCGGTTATAAGACCGATTTTATAGCAACCCATTCAGACCGTTTTGCAGCTTACATCTCCGGGGCAGGAATCAGTGACATTATCAACGATTTTTACTCATATACTCATGGTTTTAATAAACCTCTATATTTTATATATAACACCGTTTATCAAATGAATACGACACCGGCTAATGATAAGGCAAGATTTCTGGCAAATAACCCCATCCTTAGTGTGGAAAGAGTAAATGCACCAATCTTACTGTGGACCAGTAACAAGGATCGCACCGTTCCGCCGACTCAAACGATGGAATTTTATATTGGGCTCCGCCGATATAAAAAAGATGTAGTTGCATTATTTTATCAAGACGGAAATCATTCATTTCCCGATGGTACTCCGGAGCAAGTAGACTTGAGTAAAAAAGTATTGGACTGGTGGGATTACTTTTTGAAAGGCAAAAAAGATATTGCCTGGATAAGTAAACAGATGAGAAAGGATGCCTTATAGGCATCCTTCTTAATTACTGTATGCTTCTACGAAGTTCTTGAGAACAGGTTGTTTCGTCCGCGCTCCGGAATTTATAGAGCTGAGAACCATCAACACTCCAAGTACATAGCTCGCCAGGATTTTCATCACATTCCTGCTGAACGACATCACAATGGCTACCGTTGATACGATAAGTTGGCATAGCAGTTTTCATTTTGCTGGTTGCGAAAGCACCTCCAAATCCCATTGCTACAATGAGACCGGGTAATAATAATTTTTTCATGCTATCATAATTTAATTGGTTACTGCCTAATCTGTTACAGGGTTTTCGGCAATCCCCTATATATCCCGATCCACCAGCGGTTCCTCGAACCACTGGTTTCGTTTTATGTTAAACTTAAACGCGCCATCCCTTATGCGGTACCGCTGTAATTCGTTGCCAATTAGAACATACAGGTAACGGCCATCAGAGATCATCGATGACATCGCATTGCCGTCTTTATGGCGTATATAGAAGCTGCCTAAGTAATATTGTTCATCCGTGCTGTAGACATCGATGATGGAGGAATTTTTCCACGAACTTGATGGTTCGTGCTTCCCTTTTAGGTTGGAACGGTTGAAGATCAGTCCGCAGAACAAGGTTTGGCTCTTATTCACGCTGAAGGACGGGGCATTCATTTTGTTTCTTCCATCCGAAAGCTTGGTTACCGATAAATTTGCTCTTGTCGTAGTATCTATGGTATTAAGTCTACTCTGAACATTCAAGGAGGTATCCATTACAATGAATTGGTTCCGGTAAAAGTATGTGTAGACCAGCTTACCGTTTTCCGGATCAGAAGTTAATACGCCGTCCACATCAAATACCCCGTCGATCTGCTTTTGTAGAACCTCTGGCTTAAGGGATAGCTTTGGGTTCCTATTGAGATCAAGTAAAGCAATGCTATATTGATTATCGTCACGTTTTTGTGTACGAATTCCGAACTTCATGGAATCGATGACTGAAAGCTGGTTAAAGAATGCATCTCCATAGCTTATAGTGTTTGCTGTCGAATTTCCGAGATTCCCTCTATAAATTACAGGAACGTTTCCGTCGTAAATGTAAAAGTACGGAGATTTTACCCTGATCTGTACGTTCCTGAAGGGATGATCCATGTGATCCAAAGCAATCTTTGTACGAGTAAGATTCTGCAGTCCAGTATCAATTTGTGAAATAAAAAGCGGTGTGGTCACATTGCCGAGGTATATTTTTCCATCAGCAATTCCGGCAAAGTAATACGAGTTCACCCCAAGGTCATAGATCTTATCATCAAAAATCGGATGCTGCAGGAAACGGCGCGTAAAATTGTTCTCTTTCTTCATGATGTGCTCTGACCGTACAAACATTGCAACGACGGCACCACAGCAAAGGGTTATGCTAAACAACTGTAAAGAAAGCAAAAGGCCCAGCTTCTTCTGAGGATTATCTTTTTTCTCCTTATAAAATATGGCGGCGGAGATAAGCAGAACAAATGCAATATTAAAAATCAGGTGCTCTGTCCAGCCCAGCTTCTCTAAGATTCCTCCGCAGCTGCATGGTACAAAATCGCTATAATTGAGGATAAGAAAAATGTAAATGGTAAAGGCGGACATCAATCCCAACGAAAAATATAAAGCCAGTTTCTGATAGGTTGGAAGACAGAGGTAAAGAGCCAAAGTAAGCTCTGTAATGACTACAGCAAATGAAATATAGTGCGCATAGGCACTTAACAAGGGTGATTGTGCCAGCTGAACCTGAAAGTTCTCAAAATCCAGAACTTTACTCATAGCGGCATACACAAATAGAAACGCCACCAGAATACAGACCGCCGTCACATAATATTCTTTAACGAGTTTTATCATAATCATTGGCATTGATTAAGACAAATTTCGCTATATAAAGAAAATTAAATATTGCAAATAGTACCTTTGATATTTCAAATAGTAACATTTACATTCCAAAAAGTACCAAAAGCATTTCAATAAGTAATCGGACTATAAATTTGCCAGGCGGGGGATATCAGTCAACGATACTCCGTATTTCGAAAAAGTCTTATACATATTGGGATAATCGACAAATCTATTCTTAAAAGCTACTTCTTTGAAACTCATCCGGGTGAAAATAATATCTCCCGCAGCCTCTATACTTTTCTTTTTCTGGATAAAACTGTAAAACGTATCTCCAAAAAAAATCTTGCAGTCCTTTTGGAATTGATTGTAATTGTAACCCATTGATTTGACAAGATCACGTACGGATTGTTTGCTATCTGTTTCATAGTGCGTAAAAATTTCCCGCACATAGGAAATATTCGACGGGATCGTATTGATCAAATTCTTTGGAATATGAAGGTCAACCAAATGGAGGAAAGTAACTTTCCTCTCTTCAATCTTCATGATCCCAGCAACAAGATGTACAGCTTCCTGATCAGAGTAACGGAGATGTACCGGGTAGATATCATAGTTATTCAGATTCTTATTTTCTAAATCGCCAAATATCTTGTGTAAATGGTGGTCAGTATTTTTCATAATCGCTTCCAGATCCGGTACGAAATCAACTTTAAATATCCCTGCCCGAAGGAAGGCAATCTGGTGCAGGAACCTGAAATAAAAGTCTGCAACGGTCTGCAATCGGGCAGACACTTCACCCAGATCGGCAAGATACAGCGCCGATTTTACAAAATCCATTCTGCAGAACATTTCAATATTTCGTTCCACCATCGTGTCGAGTAATGAAATCAGGAATAAGTTCATGGTTCCCCAAATTAGTTGTATTTGATTCAGACCTATGGCAAGAGCAATTAAATATATGGCGTTTATACTTCGAATAGTTTATGGCCTGTTTACCAAATTAATTATTTTATATCTAAAAGCGAAATAAATACAATATTATTACCATTTGGTTAATCCATAAAATCCATTTCTTTTAATTGCAACAAAAAAAGGACAGCCAATGGCTGCCCTAAGTGTGCTTTCAACTGGTAGTGTAGTGTTTTGGGGCGTTAACTGCTGTGAGTTATTTCAAATATAGGATTATCTGATCGGTTCGGTAAAAATTGGATCAGTTTTTTTATTGTTGAACTGAAAAGAAAATTGCTTTTCGTTTCCAAAACTGTCGGAGATCCAGACATCAAATTGTGACGGTGCAATAGAAGCGGAACTATAGTAAATCCTGAATTCTTTATCAGGTACCGTATAATAGTCGTTGGGGATAAACGGCTTTCCATATAAATAACCAAGCTGCCCTTGTCCGTCATTTTGAAAGTACCGAAGGCGATACAAATTTCCACTATAATTACCTCCTGAAATAATGGTAAATCTGATTTCAACCCACTCCCCTACAGCTATCGCCTTTGGAACCGGCATAATTCTAACATCAAATGGAAATTCCTCCTGCACATCAAGGTTAGCTTTGCTACAGCCTGATAAGATTAAAGTACCAGAGACGGTGAGTAAAGCCATAATCAATGATCTAAAAGTGAGCGGATTTTTTTTTGTTCTCATTGTATAAAAAATGTTTATTAAAAATTAAACCTCAGTCCAATGCCCAGCGAAGGGCGAAATTGTTCCAAATCAGTGCCCCAAAGGACTTTAGTTCGGCCCTGTATCAGAAAGACAACACGGTCGGAAAAATAAATTTCCATTGAAAGCCTCCCTCCTGTTCCGTATACAAATTGATTCCTGTTCTTCAGTATCCCGCCATCCATAAGAATAGTATCTCCCTTATTGACCACTTCGTAACCACCGGCCGCACTCAATCCTGCATATAAGGTGACAAACTTCTTCCGGTCAGAAAGCAGCCGAAAACTGTAACCTGCTTCGCCCAGGAAATTTTCTGTGGGTATCTGCCAGTTCTTGTACAACGCTGTTTGCTTTTGGTATTCGACACTGTACATCCAGTAATTTCCGTGTCTAACGAATCTGTTTAAACCGAGGCCTATGTAAAAATTTTGATCGGGACGCTTATTATTCATCAAACCAAAATTCACTTCCACGGACTGTTGCTTGTATACCATCCGCTGCGCCCGCACATATATGGTGGAAATGACCAGCATTAATAATGTGATATATTTTTTCATAAAGAACGCATTTATGGATTAAGCATTAGTTTCATGTCTGAAACCCGCTTCGCAGCGATCAGATCAGCATTTTCTACGTCCAGAACCTGGCTCCTTGCCCCGTTTTTCTCAAATACTTCAATCCGTAAAATCTGGTCATCTGAAATGGTAAACTGGTCCAATAACACAACGCTGCTGGCAACGGAATGATCTGAAATGATTTCCAGCCCAGGATACTGCCGCAAAGGAACCAGCTGTTTTTCCTGCGAAACGGTTCTTTTTGCAATCTGTTTATCGGAAACTTTATAGGTGCAGAAGTCCACCGCAAACGGGACATTCGAACTGTTCTTAAGCTGCAGATGGATGTAGTATTTTCCATTATGGGAATATAATCCGCGTAGTGCGAGCTGGATGCCATAAGATTTGGAGGCAATATGCCGGATGAATCTTTTGTTCTGCTGGTAGATCGTTCTTAACACTTCATCCGTTAATGATGGCGGATTAAAACCGAGCTCATCGAATTTCACATTCTTCCCTGCCTCGCGCCCAGCATCATTTTTCATTTTCTGCAAATCGTAACTTAGAATTTGTGGATCATTGTTGTAGAGGACATTAAAGCTGTAAAAATGTCCATCCTCCGTAATTACACTAAAGTTGGTTTCTTCAGCAAAATCCCGAACAGCAGCCTTTATACGTAAAACGTTCGGCGCGTCTTCCGCTTTTTCCCCGATGAGGTACACCGACCCCAGGTCAACGTAACGAATGGCTACTGGGAAAATCAGGTGACAGGTCTTATTATAAGTCACCTCTAAGCGGTAAGGTTCGACCCTGCCCGCTTCAAGTGACTGCTGGCCAAAAGTCTTAAAAAAGACCCCCACCAACAGGACTATAGCCAGGAATTTTTGTATTAATTTCATAACTGATTGTTTGTTTTGATAATGTTATTTTTTACTGTAAAGCAAAACCGGATGGCCAGATCTGACCGTCACCTTAACCGTTCTCAGCTTTTTCGAAAAAAAACCTGAAACGCCCTGTATAAGCCCCCGGCTAACATCCCCGGCGATCTGCTGGCCTGCTGATCTCGACATGGAAATGTTCATACCTGAGCTCTGGCTCATGTTGGCCGCAATTTCAGAAGCTGCATTTATTTCGTCGGATCTTGGGACCGGTAATCCGGGCTGCCCGTCGGTGCTATAGACCAGGATCTCAACAGGGATTATATTTCCGGACACTTCAATCGAGCTGATCTTGAGCTGCAATCTGCTCCCTTGTATTTTTGCGTCTGCCGTCATTTCTGCGCCGTTCTCAAGCCGATGATCTCCAATAATTGCACTTTCGGATAAACGTAATTTTATAGTGCCATCACCAGACAAAGTTTTAGTTTCAGTGATCATCGCAGGGATACTGTTTCGAACAATATCTGACTGTACTTTCTGTCCCGGTGTAATGAAACCCACGTTACGATCTCCGATACCGCTGAGCAAAGATTCCTGATCCTGCTCCCGGAATAATGCAGAGACCACATTTTTCCGTTTACTTTGTACTGCTGCTACCTTTTCTTTTCTATCGGGAATGCCGGCATGTTTCACTTCGGAAGAATCTTTTCTCACACTCGAAGTTGATTGCGGCATTGCCTGTATGGCCGGGCCGGTAGGCAAATAGCGTGATGCCATCTCATATGATTTTTCCATTAATGCCAGTTGATCGTTAAGCGTTGGTGTCTGCGGAACATCCTTTTCCGAGAGTCTTTCCTTTAATTGATCCACCTGTTTCCGCAGTTCGATTTTTTCGTGGTCATCGTCACGGTAAAAGGATCCTAAGGTATATTGTGCATTTTGATAGCTGGTCAAGGGGTTATTTTGTGCCGGTACCGTTCTCGAATAGCCTGTTACGCTATTTGACAGCTGAGCTGCATTCACATTTCCCGAATCGGCATTATTCCAGTAATCGGAAAGCGACATAAGTGTATTCCTTTTTTCAGCTTCTTTTTCTTCAAGCATTTCTTTTTCATAGGCTTTCTTTTTATCCGACTGGAGTCCTTTGTCCGTGGCTTCGGGAACCGCATTGTTTAATCCGACATCCGGACTTTCCGATTCACCTTTCGGCTGGAATATTAAATATAGACAGGCCAGAAAAACAATGCCCATCAGGCAAAAAATAACAGGCTTTTTAAGCTTTTCCCGTTTGAGCCCTTCGGGACGTTCAGCTCTTTCCTCGTCAACAATTATGCTGACCCGTTTATTCTCTTTCTCTTCCATTTTTGTTACTTTTTACTTTATTGCTAATCGGATCTCCTTTGATTACTGCGGGAGCTTCTATATGACGTATTTCCATCCCATCATCCTTTCCCAGGTCATAAAAAACTTTTATCATGACTCCCACACCAAGGAGCATATAAAATGCAAAAAGGTAGAGTACATATCTGATCTGCTTCCTGACGGGTAAATTCCGCCATTTTAGATCGAGCTTCTCAAGCTCGTTATCAATTGTTGTTCTAATTTTCATTTTATTTTTCCTTTAAATTATAAGCGGAAACTATTTCTTTTTTTGAGTTTTGGGTTCAAACGCTCTTTAAAGCTGCTTCTCACCAATTTCACTGCGTCAGGTAATTCCGGTATCGTTCTGGTTGAAAGATCTTCTAAATTCACGCCTTGTAACAAATGATAATAACGGTTCTTAAAAGAGATTTTCATTCCAGTTATATCCAGTTTAAAATCCTCGCCCACTTCTCCATTATGTTTTAAAGCAAAGCTAGCCGTAATGAAATCCTTCTTTTCTCCTTTATCTTCCAAAAAGGTAAACAACTTGATATCTTTAAAGTCTGTAGGATTATATTGTTGTTTCACATAATTTGAAAGTGACTCTTCTAGTAATTTCGGTTCCATTCCGTTTGTTGTAAACCAACCATTGTATCCCTTTCTGGCCAGGATTGCAACAGTATCTCTCAGTGTTTCCATAACTTTAAAGTATTATCGTTCCATAGTCTCCTCGTCTTTATTGGACAGGACAGCAAACTTTAAAATCTGAAAGCCTTGTGGATTATTGTCTGAACGCACGCTGTTGAGCAGATTGCAGCTTGTGACAAGACTCCTCCGGGTGAGGTTACTTGACCGGATGATAATCTGTCTGGCATAGGTGGTCACCGAATACGGGTATGAATTGAAGTTGCAGACTACACTGTCAACCTCTATCCGCTGCTGGACGTTGCCAGAAATAATTCTGTTGTAGTAACCCTTTTCAGATAAATCCTTATAGTAATCAAATGCACTTTTATCCGCCAGGTCAAAAGCCCTTTTCATGTTACTTTCGATGGCAGCCTTATCCGGTGCAAGGGTAAAAAAGAGTTCATGAAATCGTTTGACATGTTCACGCGCCTCTACGGGTCTGTTGATACTTGCATCCTGCGACAAAGCTAGCATCAACGATTTTCCATTATCCAGCACATAAATCTTCTCCCTTTGTGTGTTGGCAAAGGAGTACGATTTCCACACAGAAAATCCGGTGACTGCCATGCAGAACATTGCAAATACAATGGCATATAGCCGAATCTTCCGGAAGCTGTTTTCAATATTTCTTAGGGTTCTGAATTCCATCTTTTTTAACTTTTTTGTCCATTATTTAAGAGTTGACCAGAAACATTTCCTGCGACAGCACCTGCCCCAGCTGCTGCAACATTGCCGCTGCGCATTGCCGCCTGGCTGACATTACGGGTGAAGTTTCCGGCTCCACCGGCCTGTATGATCCAGCCCGTCACGGTAGGGATGGTAAAGTACCCGACAATCCCGATAATCATAAAGATGACGTAAACGGTATTTCCGGTGTCTGGAATGAAAGTTGGATCATTAAGCATTTCAATATCTCGCTCAAGGATCAGTGACTGGATCTTTGCAAGCATCGCACTGAACATGTCTGCAACGGGAAGCCACAGGTAGACACTGATATACCGAGTCAGCCACTGCGTCAGCGTGGACTGAAACCCATCCCAGACCGATATCGCAAAGGCAATGGGGCCAAGGATGGAGAGCACAATCAGGAAGAAGGTCCTTATCGTGTCAATGACCAGCGCAGCTGCCTGAAACAAGATTTCCAGCAGTTCCCGGAACCATTTTTTTGTAGACTGTTCCATCTGATAAGCCGTTCGATCCATATACATGCCAGCCATAGTAACCAGATCATTGGGCGACCAGCCAAGGTCTTCAAGCTTTTTGTCGAATTCCTCGTTGCTGACCAAATATGCAGTTTCAGGGTTTCTGAGCATAGCCTCCTTTTCCAGCAGGTCTTTCTGCTGCTGTAATTTGTTCAGATCCAATACCTGGCTGTCCAGCATTCCATGTGTACCCTTTACGATAGGGCTCAGCACCGCATTGATCGATCCCAGTACAATGGTGGGAAAAAACATGATGCATAATCCTATGGCAAACGGTCTTAACAACGGAAAGACATCGATCGGCTCGGCCCGGCTTAAAGCCTGCCACACCTTTAATGCAACATAGAACAGTGCGCCCAAACCTGCTACTCCTTTTGCAATCGTGGCCATTGTTGCGGACAAAGGCAGCATCTCATCATACAGCCCCCGCAATAATTCGTGAAGATTGTTGAAATCCATAATTACTCAATTTGCTACCAATATTTTTGCGCCGCTGTACCGTAGAGTTCCATCACCCTTTTCGTATTGTTCTGCTTTTTGGCTCTGAGAATACTGACAGAGATGTTTTTACTGGTATAATACCTTACTAGACTATGATATTCCTTCACCTCTTTATACACCCTATCAATGATCTCCATGCGCTCTTTATCACTGAGCGACAGGCTGCTGGAGGTGACAATCTGTTTCAGTTCCTTTAACAGTTCTGTACTTTCATTCAGTAAAGCTGAATAGCCATTCCCGATAGCCATGAGTTCGTCCGCAGAGAAGTTCTTGTCATTTAGCATTTTCCCAAAGTTGTTGACGTACATATTGCTGACATCGCCCACAAGAAGCACCGTCTGCTGCACTTTCCGTGCATCTTTAACCAGATTGTTCACGGCTTTCAGTTTGTCATAATACTCCTTGCCCTGCTCGTAGACTTTCTTCACCTCATTGAAATTCTTAACAACATTGGATACGGTAGATGAGGTCTGGACAATTTCGTTCGCGCTGTTGAGTACTCCGGATATCAGGTTTCCGGGATCGGTAACGACCCATTGTGCTTTTGATTTTTGCGATAGGGTAACGAACATTACCATAAACAGGGTGAATAATAAATTTTTCATTTTTTCTCATTTTTAAAGGTTGTTTAATTATTTCCGATATCGCCGGCCCGCAGACCTTTGATTTTTTTCAGGGATATCTTCTTGATTGCTGCCTCCACGTCGCCCTCCATCTCACGGGCAAGGTCCAGCACTTCAAGCTTTTCAGATTCTTCTGTTGTATAGGCCAGGTACTCCTGCTGGCTTACTTCGGTTGCGTACACCGCGGAATGGGTGCCTCCCAGTCCGATCCAGACTTCCTTGTACTTCCTCGACGGATCATTATTCTGATTGATCGAAAGGATCTGTGATCTTTCTTTTTCCGTAAGCCCCAGCATGGTCTGAATCGCGTCAAACTTGTTCATGTATTTACGCTGGTCAAGGAGTATTTTACAGTCCGAATTATTAATGATGGTCTCCTTAACCACCGGAGAATGTATAATGTCATCCACCTCCTGGGTCACGACGATAGCCTCTCCGAAGAACTTTCGGACCGTTTTAAAGAGATATTTTATGTATTCTGCGAATCCTTCCTTTGCGATTGCTTTCCAGGCTTCCTCGATCAGGATCATCTTGCGGATACCTTTTAACCTCCGCATCTTATGGATAAAAACCTCCATAATAATGATCGTCACTACGGGGAACAGGATCTTGTGGTCCTTTATGGCATCGATTTCAAAGACGATAAAGCGTTTGTTGAGCAAATCAAGCTGCTTATCGGAATTCAGCAGGTAATCATATTCTCCACCGTAATAATAAGGTTCCAGCACATTGAGAAAGCCGGCAACATCAAAATCTTTCTCGCGCACCTGCTTCTCTTCCAGCACCTTTTTGTAATCTCCCTTTACATACTCATAAAAGCCATTGAATGATGGAGGATGATCACCTTTTTTAATGGTTTCAATATAACCTGAAACGGCATTGGATAAGGCTACTTCTTCGGACCGCCTTGGTGGTTCATCATCACGTTTCCAGAGCGAGAGAATAAGCGTTTTAATACTTTCTCTTTTCTCAATGTCGAACACGCCATCATCGGTATAGAAAGGGTTAAAAGCAATCGGGTTGTCTTCGGTGTATGTAAAGTAAACACCATCCTTCCCTTTTGTCTTCCCCTTGATGAGTTCGCACAATCCCTGATAACTGTTTCCCGTATCGACAAGTAGTACGTGTGCGCCCTGCTCATAGTACTGGCGTACCATATGGTTGGTAAAGAATGATTTTCCGGAGCCGGACGGACCCAATATGAACTTATTCCTGTTCGTTATGATTCCCCGCTTCATGGGAAGATCAGAGATATCAACATGAATGGGCTTTCCTGTAAGCCGGTCCGACATCTTAATACCAAATGGCGACGGCGAGCTCTGGTAATTGGTTTCCTCGGTAAGGAAGCATAAGGCAGGTTCAATGA
Coding sequences within:
- a CDS encoding TraG family conjugative transposon ATPase, whose protein sequence is MRNIAKTATLESKFPLLAIEQNCILSKDADITACFKVHLPELFTVAAAEYDAIHSTWHKAIKTLPDYAIVHKQDWFIKENYTPDYAADELSFLARSYQQHFNERPFLNHYCYLFLTKTTKERMRQQSNFSSLCRGVLIPKEVRDKETVHKFMEAVSQFERIVNDSGFVKLERLTEEDIVGTGDSQGLLEQYLTLSRSAGTPMQDIALNAEEVRIGNNRLCLHTLSDTDDLPNTVSVNTRYEKLSTDRSDCLLSFAAPVGLLLNCNHIYNQYLFLDNSEGNLRRFEKSARNMHSLARYSRTNQINKEWIEKYLNEAHSFGLSSIRAHFNVMAWSDDAQELKQIKNDSGSALALMDCKPRHNTVDAATLYWAGIPGNSGDFPEEESFYTFIEPALCFLTEETNYQSSPSPFGIKMSDRLTGKPIHVDISDLPMKRGIITNRNKFILGPSGSGKSFFTNHMVRQYYEQGAHVLLVDTGNSYQGLCELIKGKTKGKDGVYFTYTEDNPIAFNPFYTDDGVFDIEKRESIKTLILSLWKRDDEPPRRSEEVALSNAVSGYIETIKKGDHPPSFNGFYEYVKGDYKKVLEEKQVREKDFDVAGFLNVLEPYYYGGEYDYLLNSDKQLDLLNKRFIVFEIDAIKDHKILFPVVTIIIMEVFIHKMRRLKGIRKMILIEEAWKAIAKEGFAEYIKYLFKTVRKFFGEAIVVTQEVDDIIHSPVVKETIINNSDCKILLDQRKYMNKFDAIQTMLGLTEKERSQILSINQNNDPSRKYKEVWIGLGGTHSAVYATEVSQQEYLAYTTEESEKLEVLDLAREMEGDVEAAIKKISLKKIKGLRAGDIGNN
- the traJ gene encoding conjugative transposon protein TraJ, whose product is MDFNNLHELLRGLYDEMLPLSATMATIAKGVAGLGALFYVALKVWQALSRAEPIDVFPLLRPFAIGLCIMFFPTIVLGSINAVLSPIVKGTHGMLDSQVLDLNKLQQQKDLLEKEAMLRNPETAYLVSNEEFDKKLEDLGWSPNDLVTMAGMYMDRTAYQMEQSTKKWFRELLEILFQAAALVIDTIRTFFLIVLSILGPIAFAISVWDGFQSTLTQWLTRYISVYLWLPVADMFSAMLAKIQSLILERDIEMLNDPTFIPDTGNTVYVIFMIIGIVGYFTIPTVTGWIIQAGGAGNFTRNVSQAAMRSGNVAAAGAGAVAGNVSGQLLNNGQKS
- the traK gene encoding conjugative transposon protein TraK, which encodes MEFRTLRNIENSFRKIRLYAIVFAMFCMAVTGFSVWKSYSFANTQREKIYVLDNGKSLMLALSQDASINRPVEAREHVKRFHELFFTLAPDKAAIESNMKRAFDLADKSAFDYYKDLSEKGYYNRIISGNVQQRIEVDSVVCNFNSYPYSVTTYARQIIIRSSNLTRRSLVTSCNLLNSVRSDNNPQGFQILKFAVLSNKDEETMER
- a CDS encoding DUF4141 domain-containing protein, whose amino-acid sequence is MKNLLFTLFMVMFVTLSQKSKAQWVVTDPGNLISGVLNSANEIVQTSSTVSNVVKNFNEVKKVYEQGKEYYDKLKAVNNLVKDARKVQQTVLLVGDVSNMYVNNFGKMLNDKNFSADELMAIGNGYSALLNESTELLKELKQIVTSSSLSLSDKERMEIIDRVYKEVKEYHSLVRYYTSKNISVSILRAKKQNNTKRVMELYGTAAQKYW